One segment of bacterium DNA contains the following:
- a CDS encoding transposase: MDPGSIPIPAFLDSALPTCLAHHRWTAAKRSRPCADCPLAAENVELRQQARYWESVFKRAREREKQLQEESEQQKARIKELERQLFGRKSEKGHSRPRGASGSGKAQGKRGQRPGQPGPGRRDTSQLPAKEEISELCEQECQCPLCGLPYEEDESLGTEDSEVIEIEVKAHKRRIRRKRYRPTCQCPLPQIITAPGPPKLIPKGLYGISLWVQILLDKYCFLRPTNRLLEDLRTYGVDLSPGTLTGGLKKLFPVFEPIMDEIIVKNLEERQWNADETCWRMFVSVLELTRRLENGELPPGCEVSDLKPDGKWKLWVFQSRSAAVFRLDPTRKARVPEGYFHNVESGI, translated from the coding sequence ATGGACCCTGGTTCGATTCCAATCCCTGCCTTTCTCGACAGCGCGTTGCCCACATGCCTGGCCCATCACCGCTGGACGGCAGCAAAACGCTCCAGGCCTTGTGCCGACTGCCCTCTGGCAGCCGAGAACGTCGAGCTTCGTCAGCAAGCGCGCTACTGGGAGAGTGTGTTCAAGCGGGCGCGGGAAAGAGAGAAGCAGCTTCAAGAGGAAAGCGAGCAGCAGAAGGCACGGATCAAGGAGCTCGAACGGCAGCTCTTCGGTCGCAAGTCGGAGAAGGGTCACTCGCGCCCTCGGGGCGCGTCCGGTTCGGGCAAGGCGCAGGGCAAACGGGGCCAGAGACCGGGCCAACCCGGTCCCGGCCGTCGCGATACTTCGCAGCTGCCGGCCAAAGAGGAGATTAGTGAGCTCTGTGAGCAGGAATGCCAATGTCCGCTGTGCGGTCTGCCGTATGAAGAGGACGAGTCTCTTGGCACAGAGGACTCCGAGGTGATTGAGATCGAGGTCAAGGCCCACAAACGCCGGATTCGTCGCAAGCGTTACCGGCCGACGTGTCAGTGTCCCCTGCCGCAGATCATCACGGCTCCAGGGCCGCCCAAGCTGATTCCCAAGGGCCTTTACGGGATTTCGTTGTGGGTGCAGATCTTGCTCGACAAGTATTGCTTCCTGCGTCCGACCAACCGTTTGTTGGAGGATCTGCGCACGTACGGGGTCGACCTGTCGCCGGGCACTCTCACCGGAGGGCTCAAGAAGCTATTTCCTGTTTTCGAGCCGATCATGGACGAGATCATCGTCAAGAATCTCGAAGAGAGGCAATGGAATGCCGACGAGACCTGCTGGCGGATGTTTGTGTCGGTTCTAGAGCTGACGCGCCGACTTGAAAATGGCGAGCTGCCGCCCGGTTGTGAGGTTTCCGATCTCAAGCCCGACGGCAAGTGGAAACTGTGGGTCTTCCAATCTCGTTCGGCAGCGGTCTTCCGGCTCGATCCAACGCGCAAAGCACGGGTCCCCGAAGGGTACTTCCACAACGTCGAAAGCGGGATTC